The following nucleotide sequence is from Borrelia sp. A-FGy1.
GCAATAAATCTAGTTCTACTGTTTTGGATTTTATCATCAATAACAAAATTAGCCTTATTATTCAATCTCATAATATCTCGTAAACTTTGAGCCTGATCTTCCATCTTATACTATCCTCAATAATAAGATTTACTTTTGATTCTTCGAATAAATTCAACATCTTCACTTATTCTATATCCATTTATCTTCTTTATAAAAGTAAGTGGTTCTGCAACACTAATGTTATGAGGGACAACTTGCCCATCAGTGATATAAGAAACTTCCTTTCTCATTTCATGAATCAAACTTATTAAATTTCCAACACATGTTGTCTCATCTAGTTTTGTAAAAATTACAGTCTTATAATTAAAGGGCGAAAATTGATGAAATATTTCCTTAATGTCTGCTGTCTTTGTAGTAGAACTTACAGCCAAATGAAATTCAGCATCACGACCACAAGCATTTAGAAGTTCTTTCATCTCAGCAAGTTTCATGAAATCCTTAGGACTCTTGCCAATAGTATCTATAAGAACAAGATCAAAATCCTTCGAATGTGTAATCTCTTCCTTTAAATCCTTAAAAGACTCAATTGCCTTAACAGGAATTCCCATAATATCACCATAAGTTTGAATTTGCTTCTTAGCCCCTATACGATAATTATCAATAGTAATAATTTTAATGTTTAAGTTCGTATTATCACCATTGATTCCATAAATCGCCGCAAGCTTTGCAATAGTGGTCGTTTTACCTACTCCTGTTGGTCCTACTAAAATAAAAATCCTCTTCTTAAGATTATCAATAAGAGAACCTGAACATTTAATAGTCTCAGCAATATACACCACAACACTATCCCTAACTTTATCATAATCATCAAGACCTGACAAACTAAATTCTTTCTTAATAAAATCATTAACATCTCTTATATAATTTTCAGAAAAATCATTATCGCGCAAAATATCTTCTATTTTTAAGATTGTCGGATGATTAATTTCTTCTTTTTTATGTGCAAGCTCATTTTTAAGAGACTTAACTTCCTTGAGCACATCTTCAATTGAAGAACTCTCTTGCTTTTTAATGCTTTGAAGAATTTTACGTTTTTCCTCTTCAATATTTATTTGCTGCTGTCCTATATCATATCTAACATACCCCGAAACCTCAATCCAATCTTTACTAAATAAGCCAAAAATTCCTCCATGAGATATTGTCTTATAAGTCATAACTCTAGCATTTTTCCCATATTTCTTCTTAATTACTTCTATGACTTCATTATAGGTTGGTCCTCTTTCTGTAAAATATTGAACCATTATTTTTCAACCTCTAATGTCTTAAGAACATTAACTTTAACATTTTTAGGCACTTCTAGAACAGAAATGACAACAATATCTGCAAGATCCCTACTCATTAACACCTTTATTAAAGGTCTTGCAGACTCACTTGATAACACAACAGGATAATATCCTTGAGATTGAACCTCACCGATAAGCTTAAAAAGCTCATAAATAAATTTTGATTTCAAATTAGGATCAAGAGAACTTATAAGATCGTTATTAGATTCAAACTTTGACTCAATTATTTTTTGTTCAAACTCTGGATTTATTGTTATTACATTAAGCTCAAAATTAGAATCTAAATATCCACTAACTATCTGCCTTCCAATTGCCTGCCTGCATTTTTCAATCAAAAAGAATATGTCCTTAGTTACGCTTGTAAAATCTGCTATTGTTTCAAAAATTGTAACTAAGTTACGAATAGAAACTTGTTCTCTTAAAAGACCTTGAAGTACTCTTTGAATCTCTCCAACTGAGAAGTCCTTTAAAACTTCATCAACAATAACCCCATAATCTTTCTTAAATACATCAAGAATATTTTGAACATCCTGACGAGTTAAGATTTCAGAAGCATGCCTTTTTATAAGTTCTGTCATATGAGTAGCAATAATAGAAGGTGGATCAACCACCGTATAACCTAACTTTTCTGCCTTTTCTCTTCCATCATCATTCACCCAAAGAGATGGTAGCCCAAATGAAGGATCTTTTGTATGTTCTCCCTGAATATCAGAATCAGAAACTATATTAATAACTAAGAACTTACCAAGCTTAATCTCTCCATGACCAATTTCAACTCCTCTAAGTTTAAATGAATATTCATTAGACTTAAGTCGCATATTATCTACTATTCTAATCTTAGGAACAACTATTCCAAATTCAAGTGCAATCTCACGACGTATTTTTACGATACGATCAAGTAATTCTGAAGTTTTTGTATCATCTACAATTGGAACAAGATTATATCCAATCTCCAAAGATAATGGATCTAGTGGAACAACAGGAGCCACTTCTCTTTCAAAATAACTTGTTATCTTATCTTCCTCTGACTTTTGCTTATCATGGAATTCCTTATCCCTAATTAAATTAGAAAGTGAATAAGCTAAAAATGCTATTACTAAACTTAACAAAATTAGTATTAATGTCGGAAATCCTGGAAGAAATGCTAAAAACAATAAAAATCCAGATACAATCCAATAAATTCCTGAATAAGAGGTAAACTGTTCAATAATTTCTCCTCCGAAACTATTCTTAGCTATTGATCTTGTAACAATAAGCCCGGTTGCTGTTGAAATCAATAATGCAGGGAGCTGTGATACAAGTCCATCCCCAACAGTTAATGAAACATAATTATTAATGGCATCATTAAAACTAAGACCTTGTAGAGTAACTCCTATTATAAGACCTCCAATAATATTGATAATAGTTATTAAAAGACCAACTTTTACATTACCTGAAACAAACTTGGAAGCACCATCCATAGCTCCATAAAAATTTACCTCTGCCTGCAAATCATTTTTCTGTCTTGTAGCTTCCTCTTCTGTCAAATTTCCAGAACTATACGCAGAATCAATGGCCATCTGTTTTCCAGGAAGAGCATCAAGTGCAAAGCGAGCAGCCACCTCAGCAACCCTTGTGGCACCCTTAGTTATAACAATAAATTGAACTGCAATTATAATAAGAAATATGATAAATCCAATAACAAGTCCCTGAGTACCAGAACTTCCAACAACAAATGTTCCAAAGGCTCTTATCATTTGCCCATCAAAACTTATGCCCTTTGTCAAAATTAATCTAGTAGAAGAAATATTTAAAACAAGACCAAAAATAGTCATAACAAGCAAAAGTGTAGGAAAAACTGAAAAATCAATTGAACGCTTAGAATAAAGAACAATAAGAATAATTAAAAGACTACATACTAAATTAACCGAAATCAAAGCATCTAAAATAAATGCAGGAAGCGGTAAAATAAAACCAGCAACAATAAGTATTAAGCCAACTGAAACTATTAAGTCCGATTTATTAGCCAAACCTAAATATCCCAATACAGTATTCCTTCTAGTATCCAACAACTTAACCTCTAATTAAATTTTTAGTAATAGAATATACTTTTACAAGAATTTTTGAAACAATTTCCCAATATTCTCTTGGAATCTCCTCATTAACTTTAACGTTAGCATAAAGAGCCCTAGCCAATGCTTTATTCTCTATCACAGCAATATTATTATCTCTAGCAATTTTTTTAATTATAAATGCAATCTCATCCTTTCCCTTTGCAAGGACTTTTGGAGCTAACATAGTTTTGCTATCCCACTTAATAGCAATAGCAAAATGCTCAGGATTAGCAATTACTACGTCTGACTGAGGAACCGTTATATTTAAATTAGAATTTAAAATATCCCTCATCCTCTCTCTTATCCTAGAACGAAGTAGGGGATCTCCTTCCATTTCCTTTCTTTCTTGCTTTACCTCTTCTTTTGTCATTTTCAAATTTTCAATATAAAGAGTTCTTTGAAAAACATAATCCAATATGCTAATAACCATTAACACTATTATTGAAAAAAAGCACATTCTATAAGCAAGGCTCAATATAATAGAAATACCTTCTTCAAGACCATACTCAGACATTCTTGAAATTTTACCTATATTGCTTTTCAGAATAATGTAATATATAAAAGATATTATAACAACTTTTGATAAACTTTTAAACAAATTAAAAAAAGCATTAAGTGAACAAAATGAATTCTTTATCCACCTTGAAAAATTTGGACTTATTCTATCCCATTTAGGAGTTATAAGTTTGACAGTAACTAGAAACCCAACTTGAACAATATTAATAAAAAAATTAACCACATATGATATTAAAAGAAATACAATTATATATCCAAACACTGCTTTAAAATATTCTAAATTTAATGAATAAATACTAATAGACATTATTTCTGGAAGCTTACTTGCTTGAACTCTAAAAACATTCACTAAATCTTTTGCAAAATAAGATAGCATAAAGAAAAATACTGTTAATAATATACAAAGACTAATAACCGAATTAATTTCATTTGATTTCAAAACCTGACCTTCTTCCCTTGCTTTCTTTTTCTTCTGTTCAGTAGGAAGCTCAGTTTTCCCTTCATCTTCTGAAGCAAAAAAATTAAGAGGGATGTACCAACCTTTACCCAAAAATTCTTCTTTAGTATTCATTCTAAAATCCCAGAAAATAAATTTAAAGCATTCTGCATAGATTCTAAAGCAAGCTCAATTACTCTCTTAACAGATACTGTCAAATTTGGAAAACTAACATATAAAATAACAAGACCCAAATACAAAGAAACAGAAAAGCTAAGCATTAACAAATTTATCTGAGGAGAAGATTTTGATAGCACACCTAAAATCAAATAAAGTAGTAAAAGTACTCCTAATATTGGCAAAGAAATTACTAAAGCTTTTTCAAAAAGAACAGAAAAAGAATAAAGCATTAATGTAATAAATTCACTATTACCCAAATTAACCAATTTTTCAATTCTAACATTTAAAACAGAATCATGAACTCCCACAAAAAAAAAACGAATCAAAATATCATTAGATAAAAATATAATCAAAAAAAGATATGTAAATATCTGAGATATTATCAAACTATCTTCTTCTGAAAAGACATCAAAAATATTTGCATAAGCAAGTCCCATTTGATTTGAGAAAAAAAATCCTAGTAAATGAAAAACATCAAAAATTATACTCACAAAAAAAGCTTGGATAAAACCTAGAATTGCTTCTCCTACCAATATCAATATAAATAAAAATAAATTAAAAGGATAAATAAAATTTATTTTATCTACAAGGATAATAGAAAGAATTATAGAAAAGAAAAAATTTAAATACCCTACTTTTATAGTTGAAAAGAGGGGAGAAAACCTTAAAAAAAGAAAAATTCTAACAAATATAGGCAAAATAATAAAAGACTTTAAGACCAAAAAATTCATATCCATGTCTAAATTCACAAATTATATATTTTGTATTTGATTAAATACAATAAAAGTAAATTGCATAAGTTTTTTTAAAATCCAAGGACCAAAAATAACAATAGTTAAAAGTATTATAATAATTTTAGGAATAAAACTAAGAGTTTGGTCTTGAATAGAAGTCACTGCTTGAAAAATTGAAACTAAAAGTCCAACTACAAGCCCTATAATCAACATTGGAGCTGAGAGAATAATGATATTCTCAATAGAAATCCTAATTAGATAAATAATTTGACCTGTTGTCATTTAACCCTCACATGAAGCTTTTAATAAGCCCTCCCGTAATCAAAGTCCATCCATCTACCATTACAAAAAGAATAAGTTTAAATGGTAAAGAAATCATTACAGGAGGCAACATTATCATCCCCATCGCCATTAAGACCGAAGCTACAATAATATCTATAACTATAAACGGCAAAAATATCAAAATTCCCATTTTAAAAGCAACTTTCAATTCGTGTAAAACAAAAGATGCAATCAAAATATGAGTTGGCACCTCACTAAAATTTTTAGGCTTTGAATAATTACTCATACTCATAAACAATTTAATCTCTTCATGTCTACCATTAGCCATCTGATTATACATAAAATTCCTAAGTGGAGCAATTCCTTTATCATAAAATTCATGAAAAGTTATTTTGGAATCCTTAAGAGGTAAATATGCATTCTTGTATATTATGTTAAAAGTTGGCCACATTGTAAAAAGGGTTAAAAACAAAGCTAACCCCATTACAACCTGATTTGGTGGAGACTGCTGAAGAGATAATGCCCTCCTAATAAAATCTAATACTATCGCTATCCTTAAAAAAGGGGTCATTAAAACTAAGAAAGCTGGAGAAAGAGTTATTATAGTCAATATCAGTAAAAGCTGTAAAGGCAACACTAATCCCCCCTCTACAGTACTTTCAAAATTAACAAAAGGGAAATTTAAGCCATTAGTAGTCTGTAAGGATTTAGTCTGCGCAAATGAAAAATTTGCAATTCCAAAAAACAAAAAAAGAATTATTTTATTTTTCAAAAACAACCTCTAAAACTTTTTAAGCCTATCTTGCTTACTTTTTAAAGAAATCTCAATATCTTTTTCTAATTCAATATAATTAGCTTTTTCAAGTAATTCCTCATCTTCTTTCCTAGTCTTATTCAAAATCTTATTAATTATAGTTTTAAAAGAATTTTCATTGTTCAGATCTTTATCTTTAACAAGTTCAAATTCCAAATTATTTAACTCTTCCCCTTGCTTTATTTCTCTCAATAAAATAGAAAAATTGGCAGATAACAAAAATATATAAACATTACCTAATATATTAATAATCCTTATGGAATTTTTAGCATCTATTTCATAAAAAACAAGTTCTTTTATATAATCTGATTTTATATTATTATTTCTTACTCTTTTATACTTAAAAAGTACCCTCTTAAATAAAAAGATAAAAAAGATAAAAAAAGATAGAAATAATAATATCTTAACTAAATCTGCAATATCGAAAAGAGATACATTTTTTATATTATTATTCAATTTAGTATCATCATCTCCAAATATAGGTAAATCCTTCTCATTCTTAACATCATAAGAAATATCTTCTAAATTAACTTCTTCCTGAGCAAATAAAATCTTAAAAAATAAAAGAAAACCTAAAAACAAAAACTTAAATAAAGATCTAGTCATTTTTAATTTTAATTATTTCAGTAATCCTAACTCCAAAATTTTCATCAATTACAACAACTTCTCCTTTGGCTACCGACTTTCCATTTACCAAAATATCTACAGGCTCACCAGCAAGCTTATCAAGTGTAATAATCGTACCCTCAGACATACCAAGAATGTCCTTAATTTTTCTTTCAGTCCTACCAAGTTCAACAGTAACTTGCATAGAAACATCCATTAAAAGTCCAAAATTACTAGGATCAACTCCTTCTGGTAAGGTATCCATCAAATCAGGAAGCTTAACCCCCTTTATTTCAGGCTTTTCTTCTATAAAATCATCTTCATCTATACCCATAATAAACTACCCCCATTAATACAAACAATCATACTATTTATTATAAATTACTCAATTTCCTCTGTAAGCTCTTTTAATAAATCAAAATCTTTTATATCACCAACTTTCTCTGTAATCTGTACAGAAATCTTATTCCCCACAAGACCCATTCTACATTTAAACTTTTGCTTAGTTCCTACTTTTAGGCTTAAATCTTTGTTTATTGGAGAATTTTCAAGATTAATAACATCTCCCTTTTCTAAAGACAATATTTCTCTTACTTTTAGCTTAACTTCTCCCATTTCTGCTATTAAAGGCATATTTGTGTTTTCAAGTTTCTCTCTTAATGCATCAAGATTTTCACTAGTAGTACCCACTCCAATTAAAGAATGCCAATATCTCGTTGAAAGCTTAGAAACGATAGGCTCTATTGTAATATAAGGTAAACAAAAATTCATAAGCCCCTCAACTTTACCTATTTTAACCTCAAGTGTTACTAAAATAATCATCTCTGTTGGAGGTACTATTTGAGCAAATTGAGGATTAACTTCTATATGACCAAAACGAGGTCTAAGGTCAACTACTTGAGACCAAGCTTCTCTCATATTAGCAAGTATACGAATAATAACACTTTCCATTACAGATTGCTCTATTTCTGTCAAATCCCTACTCTTATCTTTAATAGTATCTCCATCACCACCAAAAAGTCTATCGACTATCGCAAATGCAATAGTTGGATCAACTTCAAATATAGCAGACCCCTTTAAAGGATCCATATTAATTATTGCTAAAGTAGTGGGATTTGGAATAGACCTAATAAACTCTTCATAAGTCAATTGATCAACTGAAGCTACATGCACATGAACCATCTTTCTTAAAAGAGCAGATAAGGAAGTTGTAGTATATCTTGCAAATGCCTCATGAAAACTTGATACTGTTCTAACTTGCTCTTTTGAAAATTTATCTGGCCTCTTAAAATCATAAATCTTAACCTTCTGTTTCTTGCCCATAGGGCTAGATATAACATTAGAAAGTGCATCATCCGATGATAAATTTTCAGATGAATTAATAGACTCTAAAAGGCTATCTATATCATCTTGAGATAATGCTCCTGGATTACTTGCCATTAAAATTCCTCTTAAAATTACATATCAAATATATCAATTTGTGTTAATGCAATTTCTTTTATTTCACCATTTCTAAGGACACTATTAATTCTAGCCTTAATTTCAGCCTTAATCTGACTTTCATTTTTTATCTCCTGTGCTGTTCTTTGACTAAAATATTCTCTAATAATATCTTTTAACCTTACTTTTTGTCTTCCAAGTTCATTTAAAATATTTACATTATTCTCAGCATACCCCAAGGCAAGCTTTATTACAAAAGCTTTAGGTGGGGTATCTAGAGTAGTTCCCCTAATTTCATCGATACTCTCATACCATATAAGCATAGGGGGTTTTCCTAAATATTCATTAGAAAAAATTGGAAATTCATTAGGAGCACCACTTTGACTTATTACCATCTTAGATACAAAATAAGAAACTATAATCATAATAACAACAGTAAACAGTCCTATTGCTATTATTTGCAAAATTTTGATTATAATATCAGGCAATAAAACACTTTTTTTTCCATCACTCCCAGCATCCATACTCTCGTCACTCTTTTCAGGCATTGTTCTGTTCCCTCCTATAAATCTATTCTTTCTTTCATACTAATTTATCATTGATTAATACCCTTAGTAGTACTTAAGGAAGAATCACTTGTAATTAAAATATCTATTCTTCTATTATAGGCTCGACCTTCAGGTGTATCATCTGTAGCAATTGGCCTGCTTCCTGCTAACCCAGAAACCTCAAATTTATTTTCAATACTTACTATCTTAGACTGATCAGTGTAATTCAAAATCTGCTCTAGCATATTTACTGCTCTTGCTACTGAAAGCTCCCAATTACTTTTCCAAACTTCATTTATACCAGTATCAATATTATCTGTATGTCCTTCAATCTTAAAATTATATCCTTGTTCATCTAGAAAACCAATAAAAGATGCTATCTTTTGTATAGTCTCCCTATTCGCATCAAGCTTAACTTCAGCACTAGCTGTATCAAAAAAAGCATCAGCTAAAAGAGACACAACAACTCCTCGCTCAAGACGTCTAACAATAACACTTTTAGATTGAATTTTTTCAATAAATTCAATCATTGACTTATTCTTAGCCGTCTGAGAAGCTTGTTTATTTTTGGCAGTAGAAGGTAAAGACATGAAACTATTACTCAAATAAGAAAGCTTATCTATATCCAAAGTCTTTCCACCTTTAAAAAAACCAGACCCTTTAAATGAAGCTGACATTATCTTTAATATATTTTCTTTAAAAATAACATCATTTAATGAAAACATAGTAACAAAAAAGACAAGCAATAAAGTAACCATATCCCCATATGTTAACATATATTCAGGAGCACCCTCTTCACATTTTGAACACTTCTTAGTACGTAAAGCCATCATTCATCTCCAAGTATACTTCCAATCTGATTTCTGTCTTTAGGAGTCAAGAATGTCACTAACTTTTGCTCCAAAATTCTAGGATTATCCCCAGCCTGAATTGATAAAATACCCTCAACTATCATCGTTTTAACTGCAGCTTCTTCATTATCTATAGATTCTAATTTAATTTGAACAGGAATAAACATTAAATTTGCCATTATTGTACCATAAAGAGTTGTAATAAGAGCAACCGCCATAGAAGAACCCAAAGCAGATTTATCTTCTAAATTTCCAAGAAGAGCTATAAGCCCAATAAGAGTACCTGTCATTCCAAAAGCAGGAGCAAGCTTTGCCCAAGTTCCAAAAAGATTAGCACCCATCTTATGTCTCTCTTGCATTTGATCTAATTCAAGATAAAGCATAGTTCTAATTATTTCAGGATCAGCACCATCAACAACAAGTCTCATTCCAGACTTAAAAAATGGATCATTAATTTGTTCAAGTTCATCATCAAGAGATAAAAGACCTTCTTTCCTAGCTTTTTCTGAAAGCTCTACTAAAATCTTTATATTAGATGCCTTAGCAAAAGAACTCTTTTTAAAGAAAAAGCCCAAGTAAGTAGGTATTTTCTTTACAGCAATAATTTCTGAAGAAGCCATCAGTGCAGAAAAGGAACCAATAACCGTAATAAATACAGAGCTTAAATCCCAAAAAACCCCTAATCCTGTTGGAGTAAACGCCATAGAAATTAAAATAGCTCCAAATCCAACGCCCCATCCAAGTATACTAGCCAAATTCATAACCCAACTCCCTTATCCTCTTTATTAAATTTACATAAAAAAGAAACATCTCTTCTATACATCTTAATTCTATATATCACCTCTTCTACATTTTCTTTTACAACTAATTTCTTACCATTCATCAAAAGAATCGTAGTATCGGGATTAGCCTCAATACTCTCAATATGACAAGGATTTAAATAATAACCATCTCCATTTAATTTAGTCACATAAATCATAAACTAAAACACTAAGCCTTAAGTCTTACAAGTTCCTGCAACAACTGGTCTGACGTAGTAATAGTCTTAGCATTAGCTTGAAACCCTCTCTGAGTAACTATCATATCTGTAAATTGTTCTGCAAGATCAACATTAGCCATTTCTAACACACCTGCTCTAATAGTACCAAGACCTGCAAATCCTGTTTCTCCTACCCTAACCTGACCTGAGTTACTTGTCTCAACAAAATTAGTATCACCAGCCTTAGCAAGCCCCCCAGGATTAACAAATGATGCAAGAGCAATTTTTCCAATGTCTCTCCTGATACCATTTGAATAAACTCCTGTTATTACTCCATTTTGATCTATCTCATAATTTTCCATATATCCCATTCCATATCCATCTTGCACAATAGCCTTTGTTGTACTTGCATCAGCAAATTGAGTAATTGAATCAGTATAACTACCAACATTTCCAAGCCTAAGATTAACAGTTTGCTCTTCTCCAATCTCACCAGCATTAGCACCAGAAACACCAAATGTTATAGGAAATTCAAGTAAATCTCCTACCTGACCCACTTGAC
It contains:
- the fliR gene encoding flagellar biosynthetic protein FliR, translated to MDMNFLVLKSFIILPIFVRIFLFLRFSPLFSTIKVGYLNFFFSIILSIILVDKINFIYPFNLFLFILILVGEAILGFIQAFFVSIIFDVFHLLGFFFSNQMGLAYANIFDVFSEEDSLIISQIFTYLFLIIFLSNDILIRFFFVGVHDSVLNVRIEKLVNLGNSEFITLMLYSFSVLFEKALVISLPILGVLLLLYLILGVLSKSSPQINLLMLSFSVSLYLGLVILYVSFPNLTVSVKRVIELALESMQNALNLFSGILE
- the flhB gene encoding flagellar biosynthesis protein FlhB; amino-acid sequence: MNTKEEFLGKGWYIPLNFFASEDEGKTELPTEQKKKKAREEGQVLKSNEINSVISLCILLTVFFFMLSYFAKDLVNVFRVQASKLPEIMSISIYSLNLEYFKAVFGYIIVFLLISYVVNFFINIVQVGFLVTVKLITPKWDRISPNFSRWIKNSFCSLNAFFNLFKSLSKVVIISFIYYIILKSNIGKISRMSEYGLEEGISIILSLAYRMCFFSIIVLMVISILDYVFQRTLYIENLKMTKEEVKQERKEMEGDPLLRSRIRERMRDILNSNLNITVPQSDVVIANPEHFAIAIKWDSKTMLAPKVLAKGKDEIAFIIKKIARDNNIAVIENKALARALYANVKVNEEIPREYWEIVSKILVKVYSITKNLIRG
- the fliP gene encoding flagellar type III secretion system pore protein FliP (The bacterial flagellar biogenesis protein FliP forms a type III secretion system (T3SS)-type pore required for flagellar assembly.) codes for the protein MKNKIILFLFFGIANFSFAQTKSLQTTNGLNFPFVNFESTVEGGLVLPLQLLLILTIITLSPAFLVLMTPFLRIAIVLDFIRRALSLQQSPPNQVVMGLALFLTLFTMWPTFNIIYKNAYLPLKDSKITFHEFYDKGIAPLRNFMYNQMANGRHEEIKLFMSMSNYSKPKNFSEVPTHILIASFVLHELKVAFKMGILIFLPFIVIDIIVASVLMAMGMIMLPPVMISLPFKLILFVMVDGWTLITGGLIKSFM
- a CDS encoding motility protein A, with translation MNLASILGWGVGFGAILISMAFTPTGLGVFWDLSSVFITVIGSFSALMASSEIIAVKKIPTYLGFFFKKSSFAKASNIKILVELSEKARKEGLLSLDDELEQINDPFFKSGMRLVVDGADPEIIRTMLYLELDQMQERHKMGANLFGTWAKLAPAFGMTGTLIGLIALLGNLEDKSALGSSMAVALITTLYGTIMANLMFIPVQIKLESIDNEEAAVKTMIVEGILSIQAGDNPRILEQKLVTFLTPKDRNQIGSILGDE
- the flhA gene encoding flagellar biosynthesis protein FlhA; translated protein: MLDTRRNTVLGYLGLANKSDLIVSVGLILIVAGFILPLPAFILDALISVNLVCSLLIILIVLYSKRSIDFSVFPTLLLVMTIFGLVLNISSTRLILTKGISFDGQMIRAFGTFVVGSSGTQGLVIGFIIFLIIIAVQFIVITKGATRVAEVAARFALDALPGKQMAIDSAYSSGNLTEEEATRQKNDLQAEVNFYGAMDGASKFVSGNVKVGLLITIINIIGGLIIGVTLQGLSFNDAINNYVSLTVGDGLVSQLPALLISTATGLIVTRSIAKNSFGGEIIEQFTSYSGIYWIVSGFLLFLAFLPGFPTLILILLSLVIAFLAYSLSNLIRDKEFHDKQKSEEDKITSYFEREVAPVVPLDPLSLEIGYNLVPIVDDTKTSELLDRIVKIRREIALEFGIVVPKIRIVDNMRLKSNEYSFKLRGVEIGHGEIKLGKFLVINIVSDSDIQGEHTKDPSFGLPSLWVNDDGREKAEKLGYTVVDPPSIIATHMTELIKRHASEILTRQDVQNILDVFKKDYGVIVDEVLKDFSVGEIQRVLQGLLREQVSIRNLVTIFETIADFTSVTKDIFFLIEKCRQAIGRQIVSGYLDSNFELNVITINPEFEQKIIESKFESNNDLISSLDPNLKSKFIYELFKLIGEVQSQGYYPVVLSSESARPLIKVLMSRDLADIVVISVLEVPKNVKVNVLKTLEVEK
- the fliM gene encoding flagellar motor switch protein FliM — its product is MASNPGALSQDDIDSLLESINSSENLSSDDALSNVISSPMGKKQKVKIYDFKRPDKFSKEQVRTVSSFHEAFARYTTTSLSALLRKMVHVHVASVDQLTYEEFIRSIPNPTTLAIINMDPLKGSAIFEVDPTIAFAIVDRLFGGDGDTIKDKSRDLTEIEQSVMESVIIRILANMREAWSQVVDLRPRFGHIEVNPQFAQIVPPTEMIILVTLEVKIGKVEGLMNFCLPYITIEPIVSKLSTRYWHSLIGVGTTSENLDALREKLENTNMPLIAEMGEVKLKVREILSLEKGDVINLENSPINKDLSLKVGTKQKFKCRMGLVGNKISVQITEKVGDIKDFDLLKELTEEIE
- the fliN gene encoding flagellar motor switch protein FliN; the protein is MGIDEDDFIEEKPEIKGVKLPDLMDTLPEGVDPSNFGLLMDVSMQVTVELGRTERKIKDILGMSEGTIITLDKLAGEPVDILVNGKSVAKGEVVVIDENFGVRITEIIKIKND
- a CDS encoding flagellar biosynthesis protein FliZ (possible structural component of the flagellum that anchors the rod to the membrane), with the protein product MFLGFLLFFKILFAQEEVNLEDISYDVKNEKDLPIFGDDDTKLNNNIKNVSLFDIADLVKILLFLSFFIFFIFLFKRVLFKYKRVRNNNIKSDYIKELVFYEIDAKNSIRIINILGNVYIFLLSANFSILLREIKQGEELNNLEFELVKDKDLNNENSFKTIINKILNKTRKEDEELLEKANYIELEKDIEISLKSKQDRLKKF
- a CDS encoding flagellar basal body-associated protein FliL, whose amino-acid sequence is MPEKSDESMDAGSDGKKSVLLPDIIIKILQIIAIGLFTVVIMIIVSYFVSKMVISQSGAPNEFPIFSNEYLGKPPMLIWYESIDEIRGTTLDTPPKAFVIKLALGYAENNVNILNELGRQKVRLKDIIREYFSQRTAQEIKNESQIKAEIKARINSVLRNGEIKEIALTQIDIFDM
- the motB gene encoding flagellar motor protein MotB, with amino-acid sequence MALRTKKCSKCEEGAPEYMLTYGDMVTLLLVFFVTMFSLNDVIFKENILKIMSASFKGSGFFKGGKTLDIDKLSYLSNSFMSLPSTAKNKQASQTAKNKSMIEFIEKIQSKSVIVRRLERGVVVSLLADAFFDTASAEVKLDANRETIQKIASFIGFLDEQGYNFKIEGHTDNIDTGINEVWKSNWELSVARAVNMLEQILNYTDQSKIVSIENKFEVSGLAGSRPIATDDTPEGRAYNRRIDILITSDSSLSTTKGINQ
- the fliQ gene encoding flagellar biosynthesis protein FliQ — translated: MTTGQIIYLIRISIENIIILSAPMLIIGLVVGLLVSIFQAVTSIQDQTLSFIPKIIIILLTIVIFGPWILKKLMQFTFIVFNQIQNI
- the flhF gene encoding flagellar biosynthesis protein FlhF; translation: MVQYFTERGPTYNEVIEVIKKKYGKNARVMTYKTISHGGIFGLFSKDWIEVSGYVRYDIGQQQINIEEEKRKILQSIKKQESSSIEDVLKEVKSLKNELAHKKEEINHPTILKIEDILRDNDFSENYIRDVNDFIKKEFSLSGLDDYDKVRDSVVVYIAETIKCSGSLIDNLKKRIFILVGPTGVGKTTTIAKLAAIYGINGDNTNLNIKIITIDNYRIGAKKQIQTYGDIMGIPVKAIESFKDLKEEITHSKDFDLVLIDTIGKSPKDFMKLAEMKELLNACGRDAEFHLAVSSTTKTADIKEIFHQFSPFNYKTVIFTKLDETTCVGNLISLIHEMRKEVSYITDGQVVPHNISVAEPLTFIKKINGYRISEDVEFIRRIKSKSYY